A genomic segment from Microcoleus sp. FACHB-672 encodes:
- a CDS encoding class I SAM-dependent methyltransferase, with product MVLKPIQRTKLDDTSDSDFYSVPRFVTHVDEGFIDQLTKLYRQRLQPNTRIFDMMSSWVSHLPEEMKFAHVEGHGMNGDELAKNRRLDHYFLQNLNETPKLPLPDQEFDAVLNCVSVQYLQYPDAVFSEIYRILKPGGIAIISFSNRMFYQKAIQAWRDGSETNRVELVKSYFQSVPGFSKPEVVAHQSSAPSFLQMLGMGGGDPFYAVIASRQS from the coding sequence ATGGTACTCAAACCAATTCAGCGCACAAAATTAGACGATACCAGCGATAGCGACTTTTATTCAGTCCCGCGCTTCGTCACCCACGTAGACGAAGGATTTATCGATCAATTAACCAAGCTCTACCGGCAACGCCTCCAACCCAACACACGCATCTTCGACATGATGAGTAGCTGGGTTTCTCATCTCCCAGAAGAGATGAAATTTGCCCACGTTGAGGGACATGGTATGAATGGGGACGAACTCGCCAAAAATCGCCGGCTGGATCATTACTTCCTGCAAAACCTGAACGAAACGCCCAAATTACCCTTACCGGATCAAGAGTTTGACGCCGTTCTCAACTGCGTTTCTGTACAGTATTTACAATATCCAGATGCCGTCTTTTCCGAAATTTACCGTATCCTTAAACCCGGTGGCATTGCCATTATTAGCTTCTCCAACCGGATGTTTTATCAAAAAGCCATTCAAGCGTGGCGAGATGGTTCAGAAACTAACCGAGTTGAACTGGTTAAAAGCTACTTCCAATCAGTCCCAGGATTTAGTAAACCAGAAGTTGTGGCCCATCAATCAAGTGCGCCAAGTTTCCTACAAATGTTAGGAATGGGTGGGGGTGATCCTTTTTATGCCGTCATTGCCAGCCGGCAATCTTAG
- a CDS encoding 3'(2'),5'-bisphosphate nucleotidase CysQ family protein, which produces MPDQKNLDEIGQIARAVGWRAAEILHSYSYGAGASRLSVEEKKDGPVTSADLAVDRYILQQLRIALGSQDFGFLTEETHKSLPAAHKSIPVPQSWVWIIDPIDGTREFIKRTSNYAVHIALVCEGRPVVAVVVWPTEGKLYYAQLGAGAFVENLAGFRTPLQVSPRERLQELTIISGHNHRNERFNQLMRRLPCKNQRFGGSIGCKIAQIVEHEADVYISISGKSAPKDWDFAAPELILTEAGGRFTHADGTPLMYNQGDVTQWGCLIASNGHCHEDLCDQAQKVISQAERKK; this is translated from the coding sequence TTGCCCGATCAAAAGAATTTGGATGAGATAGGTCAGATCGCCCGCGCCGTAGGCTGGAGGGCGGCTGAGATCCTGCATTCCTACTCCTACGGCGCAGGGGCTAGCCGGCTTAGCGTTGAGGAGAAAAAAGATGGGCCGGTGACAAGTGCCGATCTGGCAGTTGATCGTTACATCCTGCAACAATTACGCATTGCTTTAGGTTCTCAAGACTTCGGGTTTCTCACGGAGGAGACTCATAAATCTTTGCCGGCAGCCCACAAGTCTATCCCCGTCCCGCAATCTTGGGTGTGGATCATTGACCCGATTGATGGCACCCGCGAGTTTATTAAGCGCACCAGCAATTATGCTGTTCACATCGCCCTCGTTTGTGAAGGCCGACCTGTGGTGGCTGTGGTTGTGTGGCCGACTGAAGGTAAGCTGTACTACGCGCAATTAGGTGCCGGTGCTTTTGTGGAAAATCTGGCGGGATTTCGGACGCCGTTGCAAGTCTCCCCACGGGAACGCCTACAGGAATTAACGATTATCAGCGGCCACAACCACCGAAATGAGCGCTTTAATCAGTTAATGCGCCGCTTACCTTGCAAAAATCAGAGATTCGGCGGCAGTATCGGCTGCAAAATCGCCCAGATTGTTGAACACGAGGCAGATGTTTATATTTCGATTTCTGGTAAAAGTGCGCCGAAGGATTGGGACTTTGCTGCGCCTGAGTTAATTTTGACCGAAGCTGGGGGCCGGTTTACTCACGCGGATGGCACCCCCCTGATGTATAACCAGGGGGATGTTACTCAGTGGGGTTGCCTCATTGCGAGTAATGGTCACTGTCACGAGGATCTGTGCGATCAAGCGCAAAAGGTTATTTCTCAGGCAGAACGTAAAAAATGA